In Ignavibacteria bacterium, the sequence ATTGTACATGAAGAAGCAGGCAGCAAGCTGCCGCCAAATATTGAATTTGCATACGATGGTTTAACGTTTGAAGTATAAAAGCATTCCACCACTAAGTCACTTAGGGCACTAAGAAATTTGTAAATAAATTTATTAACCTAAAATAAATTAATATGACACAAAAATCATTAAATGACTTAGCTTATAAAGTAGTTGGATGTGCTATTGAAGTACATAAAATAATGGGTCCGGGATTGCTTGAGAGTATTTATCAAAAATGTATGCTTAAGGAATTAAATTTGAACGGAATTACTGCAAAACAAGAATACAGAATTCCATTGATCTATAAAGGTGAAAACCTGGATTCAGAATTAATAATTGATATTTTAGTAGAGGATAATATAGTAATTGAACTGAAATCTGTGGAAAAAACTTTACCAATCCATAAAGCGCAGCTTCTTACTTATCTTAAATTAACCGAAAAGCCTAAAGGCTTATTAATAA encodes:
- a CDS encoding GxxExxY protein, with protein sequence MTQKSLNDLAYKVVGCAIEVHKIMGPGLLESIYQKCMLKELNLNGITAKQEYRIPLIYKGENLDSELIIDILVEDNIVIELKSVEKTLPIHKAQLLTYLKLTEKPKGLLINFNTDNITASLVPIVTEKFACLPKE